In Oryctolagus cuniculus chromosome X, mOryCun1.1, whole genome shotgun sequence, a single window of DNA contains:
- the PIGA gene encoding phosphatidylinositol N-acetylglucosaminyltransferase subunit A isoform X1, whose product MACRGRGGPGQPPSAALSPVSPGSLSASRTSAHNICMVSDFFYPNMGGVESHIYQLSQCLIERGHKVIVVTHAYGTRKGIRYLTNGLKVYYLPLKVMYNQSTATTLFHSLPLLRYIFVRERVTIIHSHSSFSAMAHDALFHAKTMGLQTVFTDHSLFGFADVSSVLTNKLLTVSLCDTNHIICVSFTSKENTVLRAALNPEIVSVIPNAVDPTDFTPDPFRRHDSIITVIVVSRLVYRKGTDLLSGIIPELCQKYPDLHFIIGGEGPKRIILEEVRERYQLHDRVRLLGALEHKDVRNVLVQGHIFLNTSLTEAFCMAIVEAASCGLQVVSTRVGGIPEVLPESLIILCEPSVKSLCEGLEKAIFQLRSGMLPAPEDIHNIVKTFYTWRNVAERTEKVYDRVAEEAVLPMDQRLDRLISHCGPVTGYIFALLAVFNFLFLVLLRWIIPDSIIDVAVDATGPRGTWTHQHPHSEDKVEDSGKCKTR is encoded by the exons ATGGCCTGTAGAGGAAGAGGTGGGCCTGGCCAGCCTCCCTCAGCTGCACTCTCCCCCGTTAGCCCTGGAAGTCTTTCCGCctctagaaccagtgctcataacaTATGCATGGTGTCTGACTTTTTCTACCCAAATATGGGAGGTGTGGAAAGTCACATTTACCAGCTCTCTCAGTGCCTGATTGAAAGAGGGCACAAGGTCATAGTTGTTACCCATGCGTATGGAACTCGGAAAGGCATCCGTTACCTCACTAATGGCCTCAAAGTCTATTACTTGCCTCTGAAAGTCATGTACAACCAATCTACAGCCACGACCCTCTTTCACAGTCTGCCATTGCTCAGGTACATATTTGTTCGGGAGAGAGTCACGATAATCCATTCACATAGTTCTTTTTCTGCCATGGCCCATGATGCTCTCTTCCACGCCAAGACAATGGGGCTCCAGACAGTCTTCACGGACCATTCCCTTTTTGGATTTGCTGATGTCAGCTCGGTGCTTACAAACAAGCTTCTAACTGTGTCTCTTTGTGACACAAACCACATCATTTGTGTCTCCTTTACTAGTAAGGAAAATACTGTGCTAAGAGCAGCACTGAATCCTGAAATAGTATCCGTCATTCCTAATGCGGTAGATCCTACTGACTTCACTCCAGACCCATTTAGAAGGCATGATAGTATAATAACTGTTATTGTTGTCAGCAGACTTGTTTACAGAAAAG GGACCGATTTGCTTAGTGGTATAATACCTGAACTCTGTCAGAAATATCCAGATTTACATTTCATAATTGGAGGAGAGGGACCAAAGAGAATTATTTTGGAAGAAGTGCGGGAAAGATACCAGCTACATGACAG ggtACGTCTTTTGGGAGCCTTAGAACACAAGGATGTTAGAAATGTGTTAGTTCAAGGACATATTTTTCTTAATACCTCCCTTACGGAAGCATTCTGCATGGCGATCGTGGAAGCAGCCAGTTGTGGTTTACAG gttgTAAGTACCAGGGTTGGTGGAATTCCTGAGGTACTTCCAGAAAGTCTTATTATTTTATGTGAGCCTTCAGTAAAATCCTTGTGCGAAGGTTTGGAAAAAGCTATTTTCCAACTGAGGTCGGGGATGTTGCCAGCTCCAGAAGATATCCACAACATAGTAAAGACTTTCTATACCTGGAGGAATGTGGCAGAGAGAACTGAAAAA GTCTATGACCGCGTGGCTGAGGAGGCTGTGTTGCCAATGGACCAACGACTGGACAGGCTCATCTCTCACTGTGGCCCAGTGACAGGCTACATTTTTGCTTTGTTGGCTGTGTTCAactttctcttccttgttttGCTGAGATGGATAATTCCAGATTCCATCATTGATGTTGCAGTAGATGCCACTGGGCCAAGGGGCACCTGGACGCATCAGCATCCTCACAGTGAAGACAAGGTTGAGGATAGTGGAAAGTGTAAAACCAGGTAG
- the PIGA gene encoding phosphatidylinositol N-acetylglucosaminyltransferase subunit A isoform X3: MACRGRGTDLLSGIIPELCQKYPDLHFIIGGEGPKRIILEEVRERYQLHDRVRLLGALEHKDVRNVLVQGHIFLNTSLTEAFCMAIVEAASCGLQVVSTRVGGIPEVLPESLIILCEPSVKSLCEGLEKAIFQLRSGMLPAPEDIHNIVKTFYTWRNVAERTEKVYDRVAEEAVLPMDQRLDRLISHCGPVTGYIFALLAVFNFLFLVLLRWIIPDSIIDVAVDATGPRGTWTHQHPHSEDKVEDSGKCKTR, encoded by the exons ATGGCCTGTAGAGGAAGAG GGACCGATTTGCTTAGTGGTATAATACCTGAACTCTGTCAGAAATATCCAGATTTACATTTCATAATTGGAGGAGAGGGACCAAAGAGAATTATTTTGGAAGAAGTGCGGGAAAGATACCAGCTACATGACAG ggtACGTCTTTTGGGAGCCTTAGAACACAAGGATGTTAGAAATGTGTTAGTTCAAGGACATATTTTTCTTAATACCTCCCTTACGGAAGCATTCTGCATGGCGATCGTGGAAGCAGCCAGTTGTGGTTTACAG gttgTAAGTACCAGGGTTGGTGGAATTCCTGAGGTACTTCCAGAAAGTCTTATTATTTTATGTGAGCCTTCAGTAAAATCCTTGTGCGAAGGTTTGGAAAAAGCTATTTTCCAACTGAGGTCGGGGATGTTGCCAGCTCCAGAAGATATCCACAACATAGTAAAGACTTTCTATACCTGGAGGAATGTGGCAGAGAGAACTGAAAAA GTCTATGACCGCGTGGCTGAGGAGGCTGTGTTGCCAATGGACCAACGACTGGACAGGCTCATCTCTCACTGTGGCCCAGTGACAGGCTACATTTTTGCTTTGTTGGCTGTGTTCAactttctcttccttgttttGCTGAGATGGATAATTCCAGATTCCATCATTGATGTTGCAGTAGATGCCACTGGGCCAAGGGGCACCTGGACGCATCAGCATCCTCACAGTGAAGACAAGGTTGAGGATAGTGGAAAGTGTAAAACCAGGTAG